A genomic window from Chitinophagaceae bacterium includes:
- a CDS encoding VWA domain-containing protein: MCFALLCTTSFLLCSGFCFSQNKKPAPTSSTEKNTGNQSVTRILFVLDASFSMLNPWEGKTKMEIARSIISEIADSLQSIPNVETALRVYGHQTINTENDCNDTKLEVAFAPANAVPIRNMLNAIHPKGITPLARSIENGGGDFPVDASGRNIILLVTDGEESCDGDPCAVSLKMQQQHIFLKPFVIGLNLDPGAKSSMDCIGNYFNAQNPEALRGIMKSVVERLLSSASVRVNLLDAAGNPLETDVDMTFYEATNGEVKYNFYHTLNYRGVPDTLQLDPVVTYNMVIHTTPPIEKKELEFAEKKNQEISIPASQGFLNVALSSSTVNNNLNSKIKCIIRKSGSNETVMVQDMNTTSKYLSGSYDLEVLTLPRLQIKNVAVTQSSTTTVKIDVPGLLNISKTYPGYGSVFINDNGQLEKIYTLNENLSNELVGLQAGEYIVIYRPKSSKKTNDSITKTFRIKSGESAQLKL, encoded by the coding sequence TTGTGCTTTGCACTTTTATGCACGACATCATTTTTACTTTGTTCCGGTTTTTGTTTTTCACAAAACAAAAAACCTGCGCCAACTTCTTCAACAGAAAAAAATACCGGCAATCAATCTGTCACAAGAATTCTTTTTGTGTTAGACGCTTCTTTCAGCATGCTCAATCCATGGGAAGGAAAAACGAAGATGGAAATCGCGCGTTCCATTATTTCAGAGATTGCTGATTCTCTTCAATCCATTCCAAATGTTGAAACAGCTTTGCGCGTCTACGGGCATCAAACCATCAACACAGAAAATGACTGCAACGATACGAAGCTGGAAGTGGCTTTTGCGCCGGCCAATGCAGTGCCCATCCGGAATATGTTGAATGCAATTCATCCGAAAGGAATTACACCGCTGGCACGTTCGATTGAAAATGGAGGAGGTGATTTTCCTGTTGATGCCTCAGGGAGAAATATCATACTCTTAGTAACAGATGGTGAGGAATCATGTGATGGTGATCCTTGTGCTGTTTCCTTAAAAATGCAGCAGCAGCATATATTCCTCAAGCCGTTTGTGATTGGTTTGAATCTCGATCCCGGCGCAAAATCCTCGATGGATTGTATCGGCAATTATTTCAATGCACAAAATCCCGAGGCACTCCGTGGCATTATGAAATCCGTAGTGGAACGTTTGCTTTCTTCCGCGTCAGTTCGTGTGAACCTGCTCGATGCAGCAGGCAATCCTTTGGAAACTGATGTCGACATGACTTTTTATGAAGCAACAAACGGTGAAGTGAAATACAATTTTTACCACACGCTTAATTATCGTGGCGTTCCGGATACGTTGCAGTTGGATCCGGTGGTTACGTATAATATGGTGATTCATACAACGCCGCCCATAGAAAAAAAAGAATTGGAATTTGCTGAGAAAAAAAACCAGGAGATCAGCATTCCGGCTTCACAGGGATTTCTGAATGTGGCGCTCAGCAGCAGCACGGTCAACAACAATCTGAACAGTAAAATAAAATGCATCATCCGCAAATCCGGCAGCAATGAAACCGTGATGGTACAGGACATGAACACAACTTCCAAATACTTATCAGGAAGTTATGACCTCGAAGTGCTCACGCTTCCGAGGTTGCAAATCAAAAATGTTGCGGTTACCCAAAGTTCTACCACTACCGTGAAAATTGATGTGCCCGGGCTCCTCAACATTTCAAAAACTTATCCCGGATACGGGTCTGTTTTTATCAACGACAATGGTCAGTTGGAAAAAATTTACACCCTCAATGAAAATTTGTCCAACGAATTGGTAGGTTTGCAGGCCGGCGAATACATTGTCATCTATCGCCCGAAATCATCTAAGAAAACAAACGATTCCATCACCAAAACCTTTCGTATCAAAAGCGGCGAATCGGCGCAGTTGAAGTTGTAA
- a CDS encoding twin-arginine translocase TatA/TatE family subunit, whose translation MEPLFLISMPGGSEWILIFLAILLLFGGKKIPELMRGIGKGIREFNSAKANVQQELEDGMKEADKKDRPA comes from the coding sequence ATGGAACCTCTCTTTTTAATCAGCATGCCCGGCGGCAGTGAATGGATATTGATTTTTCTCGCAATCCTGCTGCTCTTTGGTGGCAAAAAAATTCCCGAGCTGATGCGGGGTATTGGTAAAGGAATCCGTGAATTCAACAGTGCAAAAGCAAATGTGCAACAGGAGTTGGAAGACGGAATGAAAGAAGCCGATAAAAAAGACCGTCCCGCATAA
- the gatA gene encoding Asp-tRNA(Asn)/Glu-tRNA(Gln) amidotransferase subunit GatA — MFYSSLETIQLDLKSGAVSCTELVQHYLTNIHLHKNLNAFIEVFEEEAIEQATVIDQKLKDGTAGKLAGMVISIKDVLCYKNHKVSAASKMLESFTALYTATAVERLLQEDAIIIGRTNCDEFAMGSSNENSAFGNVLNGFDSSRVPGGSSGGAAVSVQMNMCLAALGSDTGGSVRQPASFCGLVGMKPTYGRISRYGLVAYASSFDQIGTLTHNITDAALLLEIMAGPDEYDSTVASKTVEAYSKKLQPKEKYLIACLPEVSTHEKVDASIRFWMDGFFDQLKSIGHDVAPVSFPYLDYLVPAYYVLTTAEASANLARYDGIRYGYRQKNAQDLQQLYRQNRSEGFGKEVKRRIMLGTFVLSAGYYDAFYSRAQKVRRLILESTEKILSEHDFIILPTTPAAAFKIGASGNDPVQSFLADIFTVQANLSGIPAISLPLGKDENGLPFGVQVMSARFNESELFAFSEYLMKKFTIP, encoded by the coding sequence ATGTTTTATTCTTCGCTCGAAACTATTCAGCTTGATCTGAAAAGTGGTGCTGTTTCCTGCACTGAACTGGTGCAGCATTATCTCACAAATATCCATCTTCACAAAAATTTAAATGCTTTTATTGAAGTATTTGAAGAAGAAGCAATCGAACAGGCAACTGTTATTGATCAGAAATTAAAAGATGGCACAGCCGGAAAATTAGCCGGTATGGTGATCTCCATCAAAGATGTTCTCTGCTATAAAAATCATAAAGTATCTGCCGCCAGCAAAATGCTGGAATCCTTTACTGCTCTCTACACAGCAACTGCGGTTGAACGCCTTTTGCAGGAAGATGCCATTATAATCGGCCGCACCAATTGTGACGAATTTGCGATGGGCTCTTCGAATGAAAACTCTGCTTTCGGAAATGTTTTAAATGGCTTCGATTCATCAAGGGTTCCGGGAGGTTCATCTGGTGGCGCTGCAGTTTCTGTTCAAATGAATATGTGTCTGGCAGCACTCGGAAGTGACACTGGTGGTTCAGTCCGTCAACCTGCTTCCTTCTGCGGCTTGGTGGGGATGAAACCAACTTATGGCCGGATTTCCAGATATGGATTAGTCGCTTATGCATCCTCTTTCGATCAGATCGGAACGCTTACCCATAATATAACTGATGCAGCCTTGTTGCTTGAAATAATGGCAGGACCAGATGAATATGACAGTACCGTTGCATCTAAAACAGTGGAGGCGTATTCAAAAAAACTGCAACCAAAAGAAAAATACTTGATTGCCTGCCTGCCGGAAGTTTCAACGCATGAAAAAGTGGATGCTTCTATCCGATTTTGGATGGATGGTTTTTTCGATCAACTGAAATCCATTGGACATGACGTTGCTCCCGTTTCATTTCCATACCTGGATTATCTCGTTCCCGCTTATTATGTGCTCACTACTGCCGAAGCATCTGCTAATCTCGCCCGATATGATGGCATCAGGTACGGATATCGTCAGAAAAATGCGCAGGATCTTCAGCAACTCTACAGGCAAAACCGGTCGGAAGGATTTGGAAAGGAAGTGAAGCGCCGCATCATGCTCGGCACATTTGTCCTGAGTGCCGGCTACTACGATGCCTTCTACAGCCGCGCGCAAAAAGTCCGCAGACTGATACTTGAATCAACCGAAAAAATACTTAGTGAGCACGATTTCATCATACTGCCCACCACACCTGCTGCCGCATTTAAAATAGGTGCATCAGGAAACGATCCCGTACAATCTTTTCTTGCCGATATTTTTACGGTGCAGGCTAACTTATCAGGAATTCCTGCCATCTCCTTGCCATTGGGCAAAGATGAAAATGGGTTACCATTTGGTGTTCAGGTAATGTCCGCACGCTTTAACGAAAGTGAATTGTTTGCCTTTTCAGAATACCTCATGAAAAAATTTACGATACCATAA
- a CDS encoding RNA polymerase sigma factor: MAEKRELAFTWLVKRDQKKIYWFIRRMVIDHDDANDLVQDTFIRAWNSLSGFRGESKIIYWLYRIATNITLTYLDKKKRKGLLPIPEEADSLMEKLHSGNFINGNNIQMHLQEAILSLPERQRLVFQLRYYDEIPYEEMSGMLDTSVGALKASYHHAVKKVEKYMLDHQ, from the coding sequence ATGGCGGAAAAGCGGGAACTTGCATTTACCTGGCTGGTAAAGCGCGATCAGAAAAAAATATACTGGTTCATCAGGCGAATGGTGATCGATCATGATGATGCCAACGACCTCGTGCAGGACACCTTTATCAGGGCGTGGAACAGTTTGTCAGGCTTTCGTGGTGAATCAAAAATCATTTATTGGCTCTATCGCATCGCCACCAACATCACCCTCACTTATTTAGATAAGAAGAAACGCAAAGGATTATTGCCAATTCCTGAGGAAGCAGATTCTTTAATGGAAAAATTACATTCAGGAAATTTCATCAATGGCAATAATATTCAAATGCATTTGCAGGAAGCCATTCTCTCCTTACCTGAAAGACAACGGCTTGTGTTTCAACTGCGCTATTACGATGAAATTCCTTACGAAGAAATGTCCGGCATGCTTGATACATCAGTCGGTGCATTGAAGGCCAGCTATCACCATGCAGTTAAAAAAGTGGAGAAATACATGCTCGATCATCAATAA
- a CDS encoding transketolase family protein, whose translation MTDQYSDKDQKETRGGYGAGLVEVARKNPKVVALTADLAGSLRMDAFIKEFPERFIQVGIAEANMMGIAAGLTIGGKIPYTGTFANFSTGRVYDQIRQSIAYSGKNVKICASHAGLTLGEDGATHQILEDIGLMRMLPGMTVIVPCDYNQTKAATLAIADHVGPVYLRFGRPKVANFTSESEPLQIGKAQLLISGSDVSIFATGHMVWKAIEASRMLAGEGIKAEVINIHTIKPLDEKAVIASVSKTGCAVTAEEHQIFGGLGDLIAGVVARHQPVPMEMVAVNDSFGESGKPEELLVKYGIDTPHIVVAAHQAVNRKKKS comes from the coding sequence ATGACTGACCAATACAGTGACAAAGACCAAAAAGAAACCCGGGGCGGCTACGGCGCAGGGCTTGTAGAAGTGGCCAGGAAAAATCCGAAGGTGGTTGCTTTAACCGCGGATCTTGCAGGCTCTCTTCGTATGGATGCATTCATCAAAGAATTTCCTGAAAGATTTATTCAGGTTGGTATTGCGGAAGCAAACATGATGGGCATTGCAGCAGGACTTACCATCGGCGGAAAAATTCCTTACACCGGAACATTTGCCAATTTCTCCACCGGACGTGTGTACGATCAGATTCGTCAGTCCATTGCGTACTCCGGAAAAAATGTAAAGATCTGTGCGTCACATGCAGGTCTAACTTTGGGTGAAGATGGTGCCACGCACCAGATTCTCGAAGACATCGGCCTCATGCGCATGTTGCCGGGCATGACGGTGATTGTTCCTTGTGATTACAATCAAACCAAAGCGGCTACACTTGCCATCGCGGATCATGTGGGTCCGGTTTACCTTCGTTTCGGTCGGCCGAAAGTGGCTAATTTCACTTCAGAAAGCGAACCATTACAGATTGGAAAAGCACAACTGCTTATTTCAGGAAGTGATGTATCCATCTTTGCAACAGGGCATATGGTTTGGAAAGCGATTGAAGCATCGCGTATGCTCGCTGGCGAAGGAATCAAAGCGGAAGTGATAAATATTCATACCATTAAACCATTGGATGAAAAGGCAGTCATCGCTTCTGTTTCCAAAACGGGCTGCGCGGTAACTGCGGAAGAACACCAGATTTTTGGCGGATTGGGAGATTTGATAGCAGGTGTGGTGGCACGTCATCAACCGGTTCCGATGGAAATGGTAGCTGTGAATGATTCTTTTGGAGAAAGCGGAAAGCCCGAAGAACTGCTGGTGAAATATGGAATTGATACACCACATATCGTAGTGGCCGCACACCAGGCCGTCAACAGGAAGAAAAAAAGCTGA
- a CDS encoding VWA domain-containing protein — MKSSSNKKQGYRRSALFCFLLLAISCSAFSQESALYRAKTNRILFVLDASGSMKGSLKNTSSNTPTQTKFVLSKQMLIHTIDSISKANPNVEFAVRVFGHQSPRSANNCKDTRLEIPFGKNNGAAVAKRLEEIKAQGQTPIEYTLMQSISDFPTDSLSNNSIVLITDGNETCNGNICSVASQMAEKGIVLKPFIIGLGLSDSIKKKFECAGAFYDVQQDDMFAGIMNVVISRALNATTAQINLLDAFGIPSETNVELSLYDHLSGKVKYNFVHTLNAKGNPDTLILDPEVHYDLLVHSIPPVIKKDIELVKGIHNTIAADVPQGTLELKWETTSPTNPSAPCLVREAGKTELMAVQDINRLQKYLVGKYDLEILTLPRIIMHDVQLDEAKTTSIKIPRTGTLSVSPSAAGVASVLVKQEKNLQKVWDFTKLSSTKTIALQPGSYVVIFRPDKGKQSAKTKEYPVQISSGKTTMVKL, encoded by the coding sequence TTGAAAAGCAGCTCCAATAAAAAACAAGGATATCGCCGGAGTGCTTTGTTTTGTTTTCTGCTGCTTGCAATATCATGCTCCGCCTTTTCGCAGGAGTCAGCACTTTACAGGGCTAAAACAAACAGGATATTGTTTGTGCTTGATGCTTCCGGCAGCATGAAGGGTTCACTGAAAAACACTTCTTCAAATACGCCAACACAAACAAAGTTTGTGCTGTCCAAACAAATGCTGATTCATACCATCGACAGCATTTCAAAAGCGAATCCGAATGTAGAATTTGCAGTGCGTGTATTCGGTCACCAGTCGCCACGATCCGCTAACAACTGCAAAGACACCAGGCTTGAAATTCCTTTCGGGAAAAATAATGGCGCTGCAGTAGCAAAGCGATTAGAGGAAATAAAAGCACAGGGACAAACTCCCATTGAATACACGTTGATGCAATCCATCAGCGATTTTCCAACAGATTCATTGTCGAACAATTCCATTGTGCTGATTACCGATGGTAATGAAACCTGCAACGGAAATATCTGCAGCGTGGCTTCGCAAATGGCGGAAAAAGGAATTGTGCTCAAACCATTTATCATCGGTCTCGGCCTCAGCGATTCTATAAAGAAAAAATTTGAATGTGCCGGTGCCTTCTACGATGTACAACAAGATGATATGTTCGCCGGTATCATGAACGTGGTGATCTCCAGGGCACTCAATGCAACCACTGCTCAAATCAATTTACTCGATGCGTTTGGCATTCCTTCAGAAACAAATGTGGAGCTTTCACTGTACGATCACCTATCGGGAAAAGTGAAATACAATTTCGTTCATACACTCAATGCAAAGGGAAATCCGGATACGCTGATACTCGATCCTGAGGTACATTACGATTTATTGGTTCACAGTATTCCACCGGTAATTAAAAAAGATATTGAACTGGTGAAAGGCATTCACAATACCATTGCCGCCGATGTGCCACAGGGAACACTTGAGCTGAAATGGGAAACCACATCGCCAACCAATCCAAGTGCGCCTTGCTTAGTGCGTGAAGCAGGAAAAACAGAACTGATGGCTGTGCAGGATATCAACCGTTTGCAGAAATATCTCGTCGGCAAATACGATCTGGAAATTCTCACCTTGCCGCGCATCATCATGCACGATGTTCAGTTGGATGAAGCAAAAACGACTTCTATAAAAATTCCGAGAACCGGCACTTTGTCGGTGAGTCCATCAGCAGCAGGTGTAGCAAGTGTATTAGTAAAACAGGAAAAAAACCTGCAGAAAGTGTGGGACTTCACGAAGTTGTCCTCCACTAAAACCATTGCATTGCAACCGGGAAGTTATGTGGTCATTTTCAGGCCCGATAAAGGAAAACAGTCAGCAAAGACAAAAGAATATCCCGTGCAAATCTCCTCCGGAAAAACAACCATGGTGAAACTATGA